The genomic segment aaagaaagcaagccaCCAGTCTGTTTGGCATACAATACTTAATTGTTACCTGATCTACATGTGGGTTTCAGATGCAGATCCTCAGTTTTCATCTCTTCAGAGGCTGACACTAGGTTTGTTACACGGCTTAAAATGATGAGTATTTCCATTGAATCTCAACCTTATCTCTCTCTAGACCTTCTTGGTTAAGAAACCATGTAGTTTGTATGAAGTAGGTGCTCAAAAGTTATTTGATGGTTTAATTTTTACTGGAGAAgaaatattcacatatattttcttatttttacatgttttaaatatgtaaagattaaataaatgctCTTAGAAGTACTTAAATTTCCTAAAGTAAATTTATCTCAACTAGTAACCAGGCAGGACTGTCCCATGACAGATACTGGAAAGTTGAGTGTGACCACATTTAGTGGTGATAAGTGGGAGCTTGCCTGGGGAGAGGGCAGGACATTTAGGATTTCTTAAGCTTAGAGTCAATACAATAAAGATTACTGAGTGCTCACTTGGGCGGCATATAATCACTGCTCACAGGAGTTCATGAACCACAAGTAAAAAAGTGGAGAGATGTGATTAACTCACGAATAATTTTATACAGGGCAGAATGTAATGAAGTGCTGCAATGGAGTTATCACAGTGCTAAGGATGCTCAGAGGGCATCTCTGATAGGCAGAGGCGAGGGTTAGGGAAGGAAACTATAGTCTAGCTAGCTAGGGCTGCTGGAATAGACATGACCGTGGCtgctgccaaactgttttctctTCTGAGGACAGATGTCCAGTACAGGTGGCTTGGCGGAAGGGACTAGTGTCTCTAATATAGGGTGATTTATAAGCAGGAAAGTGTGTCCTAGAAATTCAGACTGGAGTGATAGATTggaattggatcatgggggactCATTGaatgttatgtattttatttgtttttgcaatcGGTGTTAGTAAAGCGTCAAAGGGATTGAGCAGATGAGTGACATCATGCAACACAAGTTTTGGGTTTCACTTGTCAGACTGACTGGAGAGGGGCCAGGTTAGTTACAGGAAGGTAATTTGGCATGCAGCCACTATTTTTGAGTTGACGCAAGCCTCTCTGTATGGAGAGCTTTATCTCCTTTATCCTgtggggaaagagaaaacaaaggagcACGGGAGTGTTCaagacaaggagaaagaaagggcagaGAGGCGGCGTGGTGTCAGGGGAAGCCCACAGGAGTTAACAGGAGGGTTGCCTCAACCTAGAGAGGAAACGACCCGGTGCCCTCGGCTCTGTGGCTTCCTTCATCTAACAACATCTTCCACTCTACAAAAATGCCAGCGAAGGCGGAGGCTGGTACAGTGCATCAAGACAGAGCTACTGCTTGGTGATAGAGGTTCAGGGCCAGCTCAATAAGTAGGCAGAGGTTTTTGACATAGGCTTTGAGAGATAAAGCAAGATTCTGTACCTCAACCTTCAGAATTTCCCCTACCACTCATTATAGTTCCGGAACTATATAGCTCCTATTGTTCTACCGTAACCTTAGAATACCAGAGAAGATATCATCTCATCTAATTCTCTCTTACTATacatgagaaaaatgaaggaCATGGGGGAAGTGTGACTTGCTCCAAATCACATATTTCATGGGAGAGCCAGGTCTTCTGTTTGTCATATCGGTGTTCTTCCTGCCACAACCATCTTGAAGAATCTATTTCTCAGTAAGAAAACATCTATATGGAGAGTAGCTGGAAAACAGTTGAGAGATGGAGGGGAGGCTGGGAGTGTGGAGAGGGGAAGGGGTAAGTGATGGATTTGTTGATGGGGGAGAGAAGGCCATGGGGATGAAGCTAGAAGGCAGAAGGGCTTGCCTGGGCTTGGTCATGAAGGAGCATGAGTTCACTGAGTTCCCTTTGACTTTTCCATGATAGCAATGCACGTGGCCCAGCCTGCTGTGGTGCTGGCCAACAGCCGAGGGATCGCCAGCTTTGTGTGTGAGTATGCATCTCCAGGCAAAGCCACTGAGGTCCGGGTGACAGTGCTTCGGCAGGCCGACAGCCAGGTGACTGAAGTCTGTGCGGCAACGTACATGATGGGGAATGAGTTGACCTTCCTAGATGATTCCATCTGCACAGGCACCTCCAGTGGAAATCAAGTGAACCTCACTATCCAAGGACTGAGGGCTATGGACACAGGACTCTACATCTGCAAGGTGGAGCTCATGTACCCACCACCATACTACATGGGCATAGGCAATGGAACCCAGATTTATGTAATTGGTGAGCAAAGCCATTTCACTGAGTTGACACCTGTTGCATTGTGGTCTTCTATGCGTAAAAACAGTTTTGTTCCTTAATTTCAGGTTGTTTATTTTTAGGACTGTGGAAATTCTCTTTAAGAGTTCTCTACCACATGGTAGCCTTGCTTATGATAGGTAGCAACCTTAATAGCATTctgactataaaataaaattattggggGAAGTTGGGGCACTTGCTCTGGAGTGCTAATCATCGTGACGCTTGACCCATGCTTTTGATATGATATGATGTTCCTGGGGAAGTAGTCCCAATAGCCAAACCTATTGGTGGGATACCCATGCAATTTAGGGGTGGACCTCAAGGCCTGGAAGCTCTAATGTCCTTTTTCCACCAATGTTGGAGAGTAGAGCCCTAGAGTTTAAAACTGTCTCAGGGAGgctctgctttgttttctgttgcaGATCCAGAACCGTGCCCAGATTCTGACTTCCTCCTCTGGATCCTTGCAGCAGTTAGTTCGGGGTTGTTTTTTTATAGCTTTCTCCTCACAGCTGTTTCTTTGAGCAAAATGGTGAGTGTGGTGCTGATGGTGCACCATGTCTGATGGGGATACCTTTAGTGGTATCTACTGACCAAAAGATGGTGTTGAGTTTAGTGTTCTTGAGATGAGgcaataaatgaagagaaagaaggacaGTGGTAAAGAACACACTAGAACCGTATGCATTGGCATTTGAGGTTTCAGAATGACTAATATTTTAGATGAATTTGTTTGATATTGAATGTTCGTGTGCTTCTGAGCAGGGTTTCAATTTGAGTAACCGTTGCAATAACATGGGGCAGCTGTTTCGCTCTTTGTCTTCATGACAGTTGT from the Macaca nemestrina isolate mMacNem1 chromosome 11, mMacNem.hap1, whole genome shotgun sequence genome contains:
- the CTLA4 gene encoding cytotoxic T-lymphocyte protein 4 isoform X1 produces the protein MWVSDADPQFSSLQRLTLAMHVAQPAVVLANSRGIASFVCEYASPGKATEVRVTVLRQADSQVTEVCAATYMMGNELTFLDDSICTGTSSGNQVNLTIQGLRAMDTGLYICKVELMYPPPYYMGIGNGTQIYVIDPEPCPDSDFLLWILAAVSSGLFFYSFLLTAVSLSKMLKKRSPLTTGVYVKMPPTEPECEKQFQPYFIPIN
- the CTLA4 gene encoding cytotoxic T-lymphocyte protein 4 isoform X3 — its product is MACLGFQRHKARLNLATRTRPYTLLFSLLFIPVFSKAMHVAQPAVVLANSRGIASFVCEYASPGKATEVRVTVLRQADSQVTEVCAATYMMGNELTFLDDSICTGTSSGNQVNLTIQGLRAMDTGLYICKVELMYPPPYYMGIGNGTQIYVIAKEKKPSHNRGLCENAPNRARM
- the CTLA4 gene encoding cytotoxic T-lymphocyte protein 4 precursor; translation: MACLGFQRHKARLNLATRTRPYTLLFSLLFIPVFSKAMHVAQPAVVLANSRGIASFVCEYASPGKATEVRVTVLRQADSQVTEVCAATYMMGNELTFLDDSICTGTSSGNQVNLTIQGLRAMDTGLYICKVELMYPPPYYMGIGNGTQIYVIDPEPCPDSDFLLWILAAVSSGLFFYSFLLTAVSLSKMLKKRSPLTTGVYVKMPPTEPECEKQFQPYFIPIN
- the CTLA4 gene encoding cytotoxic T-lymphocyte protein 4 isoform X2; this encodes MHVAQPAVVLANSRGIASFVCEYASPGKATEVRVTVLRQADSQVTEVCAATYMMGNELTFLDDSICTGTSSGNQVNLTIQGLRAMDTGLYICKVELMYPPPYYMGIGNGTQIYVIDPEPCPDSDFLLWILAAVSSGLFFYSFLLTAVSLSKMLKKRSPLTTGVYVKMPPTEPECEKQFQPYFIPIN